One window of Ignavibacteriota bacterium genomic DNA carries:
- a CDS encoding BMC domain-containing protein gives MELALGLIETRGFVGSVEAADVMLKTANVRLLGKEVVREGLVTIEVVGEVAAVKVAVEAGAQAAARVGELLSAHVIPRPDDEIDMLLAGQPDVPVAPEPQPRVKTAPAPAAAPKAAPAQTDASDAELDAMTVHQLRAIAREIPGLGIQGRQISKANKQALLTEILKARKG, from the coding sequence ATGGAACTTGCCCTCGGCTTGATCGAGACGCGCGGCTTCGTCGGTTCCGTCGAAGCCGCTGACGTCATGTTAAAGACCGCGAACGTACGGCTTCTCGGTAAGGAAGTGGTACGCGAAGGCCTTGTCACGATCGAAGTGGTCGGCGAGGTCGCAGCCGTGAAAGTGGCCGTGGAAGCAGGCGCCCAGGCAGCGGCACGCGTCGGCGAACTGCTCAGCGCCCATGTGATCCCCCGGCCGGACGACGAGATCGATATGCTCCTCGCCGGACAGCCCGACGTTCCTGTTGCACCTGAACCGCAACCCCGCGTCAAGACAGCACCGGCCCCGGCTGCCGCGCCGAAAGCCGCACCCGCACAAACGGATGCGTCCGACGCCGAACTGGACGCCATGACCGTGCACCAGTTGCGAGCGATCGCACGCGAGATCCCCGGACTCGGCATTCAGGGACGGCAGATCTCGAAGGCGAACAAACAGGCCCTCCTGACCGAGATCCTCAAGGCCCGGAAGGGCTGA